From the Tetrapisispora phaffii CBS 4417 chromosome 10, complete genome genome, one window contains:
- the CSF1 gene encoding Csf1p (similar to Saccharomyces cerevisiae CSF1 (YLR087C); ancestral locus Anc_8.260), producing the protein MSTLGTEFANVSLSQERYFSWVFLVYWILVVVATSTFVFYVAKLWGFGLTFACEWLLWKTMNIKVTIESIRLSFLTGTIFFKNVCLIDQDKTISILECSVTWRYWLLNTRKSEYELNAKADTSKPNGDDMLDNNTIHDRSNNDNNDNNDNNDNNDNNNNNDNNDNNETNNYNDIDYDYNKNKKLDSLFAINCTGFEIFLYNRKRAYETIIQNFSKEEKIQFIDFLRQHDLDDIFEEVSSEIKNCNEYCNHKEGNNSAHFGSSCKSDKESASNISISGDSQENDSDRSNIDNRNKISAHIMRKLHLDILPLDININKGAITIGNKFTRSLLVINFTEAHGLLDYALPDSKLDVFKNKVTFEINDIDMSIKRNIGYNPELASRFNFRAGVLTRIWSYLQLVLNLIPTGRLKTWYESLRYKEDTTFVKKWDGLVLYKDSVKSSTKLGADDVDFDFANHEYAKVSNFFKAPQIIFSIESDIPGIVPHGSHPPLSKAHGPDIGNHESPPTFLIDLQLSHASIYFGSWVNRNIVDLRDLMFPVISKDQKPLNKLKPGLTRVHSMFNFSVSVLDDSSIRLPTREPSKDSDFLKQYLETKDDFRAFGWIDLSFKKGSEFMLNIPMIPTSGGFENTLFSKFSELEVTTSVNHNLLFKSNSLNIAANIGYPLGWNDPVNWIFNINSKQLDIFLLREHITLLSDMIIDFSTQEPTPYELFRSFTYNLNLKIGGYSFYFNVNDRNIINNPLDFNENCYLSFHGDLFTSEITIPIISLAQQYVTISYEIFTPMFRLFLNTPSWNTLSEFMRNKEIGRSHDFRVSGTYLIYSELDIDNVDSLTIDFESNSTVLYCFGFVIKYMMNFQANYFGSFIKFITTEEYSELIRNNVNDNLGSINTNDLTSIEGLQKMDSITNDVEDINQKTIKRSDLLRTENETDIWLNFKVNDGALILPEELYNGDSCVSLSFGELFINMRTCNYYMDVYITLYDNNLNRFEKIDPHELFEYIQTRNRSSSVEGNISDITIHGHRMYGLPPKELTYFCQWSINIGTFLIDSDMIFLLSFIQSLNKIGFFLSNKENSLLYESDTVNDMTLLSVDVESLKVILSDPLLEARAEIGASSIIIRNIDFENEKYTKRLDVNASEFYFSLDSLKIDSGKKNILDVRTKLNITNFFKTDNHINHLDTQRKFIGLHDSPYHRCFFLLPEKFQESSSYKELYGSITPSFSLPMLPIPHIYSTTNFIVEGILDDYSEFLLSDHHNQMSINAELNSVDTTPLKDSFDMQITNFQNILTTEDPYETDNFVVNVKYLTVTVNPDIVFTIEKFSTEFNKKFSMNNQIDGIEMAIVNRLSDLKENISSKINVNLNVEKIDAAWGHRDVCFIGTYINMLKFELSQESTYNNNGGLQKDLTLLGKFRSVRIIIQNHSYNSFSDDRPPGLSLMLEGFEAWSSTTTKQLTTLNLTSFDITVDEYQIHWLIPYVKSQILLFTKIQDSVKLIYDEQASYQKTFITSLIWAGEKYQIDHDPYVITKPATVLRLSAWHIRENRSWRIVTKLRHILTYLPEDWEDRLDEEDLIKRSGLEKEAASTFLNVFSNWRNWEVSDIEKSYIYRMIFVEEVSKRILQNSIKVFLETFYFTIYSRNYSADQNFLITKANILINNEADQVNEVDLIRKQEEIVDVVTKIGSIKFEFTEAILKLKRDIEQIIKTSVDSKSEGDKLSITKFFKVNLSFIFDHIDFNGQFYNSSLKSRMSNVNILSYFENNIESSTPSGSFVYYADRTGIALKHLNNILIDCQVRNLFASTTAELHSAVNSLMINFRCSNLHFKSVPKTEIFVNAIKAIQRDVETLSAEISKAQGTTDNINTEHTPSVHEKNKMQKAKPNSKNNITLSATFTNVSSEITLLHPIYLKHETNSVNISYNTINIDELLVQVLDTDLYLNSSHTKEQYARLSYDKLELTTFLPDLNEKLIDLEISSSILKLTTSDPRRMLFSFLQDEKELKNSLTFLRSLESLNRKANSEDSETLFSSYEWIVNFKSKYMGVLLPIQATYYVFELHDALSTVSNKEEPSSAVHKKFHGDLSFDHIIFLIKDQSIPHKFSKILDFSIKLSTHRTVNNFDRSFEIESSFFRVCLTPFSLIQTMWGYYQLLYLLNSYYDQSTVNFFVFNDNNIDGATNSEKENVFSVRSFHILSYNFSIGWLYQDSDNTIPGLILGYNRLFSTYEDNHGKLTLVDGFFSLANGSSGDTFYSSGDESSKFNRSYLPNIQILYWIKEIEKMKHLFIKFHGETLDVNFFENFVNIIESTVRSIDLFQTLKREKINPLVKAKPERDEKSNSALTNIKGPIFGKLKQVNCEFIYDGGLFRLFSNASMTNKLEPTLMIKSPKVKIMLSYDYFEKELKKHWINCLIDIEPTQNVLKSGCVPFLSDFISQIKDIVELQDVNMEENMDNNVKDPINITSLLENFDICFKLISGTQHVTLDCEPKAKINTDVGFGSFEFSILTPHLNPIDPLDISLKINDIKTSVKHQFSNEASASFEVSKLDVILIFTHPEVFGTGLVDDVKLHFNLKQFQNISIFLDIWDVSKSTEKKLFKKDSNTLVDAKSSPIAQTIVNSSTLPWSFVFIATNINGDINMGSTLGNLALNLQRTWISTDHFHNKRQLLHLFTDNVKISSEGRLGGFVEIDDITWKLDVNYVDKYKFVVSPLVDLLFDVGKVSMKVAFDYHMFLISTVKDLKFHVLSEKDIDDILPDLLTVNLTCDEIKVCTTALVASNILDIYNTIMRTRQDNKNSYIETLLESNNNVLKRKPLYEDILKSLNLLQTSLSANIHELNLQISPSSLYDAEVIIIRVQDVFSSTETRTGEKIKTDLEMRVYNATLSLTSFGKELTEEDIAEMSAETYISYASTLTSGRIFEIPQLTINMTTFQNADNMILQYTYSCSFDGKVDVTWNLGPINFIKEVWATHVRSLEVRTVQFMGNHDISLENEGDTDESVKVLSNIEYIALEEPYIEMPQIKDLKDATPPLEWFGLNRKYFPSATHQSVIVPIQKLVNVAQKEYAKVLGSSKE; encoded by the coding sequence ATGTCAACCTTAGGAACAGAATTTGCAAATGTCTCTTTATCACAAGAACGGTATTTCAGTTGGGTATTTTTAGTCTACTGGATCCTGGTTGTAGTAGCAACTTCTACATTCGTGTTTTATGTTGCTAAACTGTGGGGATTTGGGCTTACATTTGCCTGTGAATGGCTTTTATGGAAGACCATGAATATAAAGGTTACAATTGAGTCAATACGTTTATCATTTCTAACAGGgacaatatttttcaagaaTGTGTGTTTAATTGACCAAGATAAAACCATATCAATCCTGGAGTGTTCAGTTACATGGCGATATTGGTTATTGAACACCCGAAAATCAGAATATGAACTAAATGCCAAAGCTGACACTTCAAAACCAAATGGTGATGATATGTTGGATAACAACACAATTCACGATAGatcaaataatgataataatgataacaatgataataatgataataatgataataataataataacgataataatgataataatgaaactaataactataatgatattgacTATGAttacaataaaaataaaaaattagacAGTCTTTTTGCGATCAATTGCACAggttttgaaatatttctttataatAGGAAAAGAGCTTATGaaacaataatacaaaACTTCTCAAAAGAGGAAAAGATCCAGTTTATAGATTTCTTGCGTCAACATGATTTagatgatatatttgagGAAGTAAGCagtgaaattaaaaattgtaaTGAATATTGTAACCATAAAGAGGGAAATAATAGTGCCCATTTTGGTTCTTCATGCAAAAGTGATAAAGAATCTGCTTCTAATATTTCCATAAGTGGGGATTCTCAAGAAAATGATAGTGATAgatcaaatattgataatcGCAATAAAATAAGTGCGCATATAATGAGAAAGTTGCACTTAGACATTTTACCActtgatataaatattaataaaggTGCGATAACTAttggtaataaatttaCGAGGTCACTATTGGTTATAAATTTTACAGAAGCACATGGACTACTAGATTACGCTCTACCAGATAGTAAATTGGAtgtattcaaaaataaagtaaCATTTGAGATTAATGATATCGACATGTCAATTAAACGAAACATAGGTTATAATCCAGAATTAGCCAGCAGATTTAATTTCCGTGCTGGTGTTCTGACAAGAATATGGAGCTATCTGCAATTGGTACTTAATTTAATTCCCACTGGTAGATTGAAAACGTGGTATGAATCTTTAAGATATAAAGAGGACACTACGtttgttaaaaaatggGATGGATTAGTTCTATATAAAGATTCAGTTAAGAGCAGTACCAAACTCGGTGCTGATGatgttgattttgattttgcTAACCATGAGTATGCTAAAGTTagcaatttttttaaagccccacaaataatatttagcATAGAGTCTGATATACCAGGAATTGTTCCACACGGATCCCATCCACCTTTAAGTAAAGCACATGGACCAGATATAGGAAATCATGAATCTCCTCCAACATTTCTAATAGATTTACAATTGTCACATGCATCTATTTATTTCGGATCCTGGGTTAATCGAAATATTGTAGATTTGAGAGATTTGATGTTTCCAGTAATTTCAAAGGATCAAAAACCTTTAAATAAACTGAAACCTGGATTAACAAGAGTTCATTCTATGTTTAACTTTTCGGTATCAGTTTTGGATGATTCTTCCATCAGATTGCCTACTAGAGAACCAAGTAAGGATAGCGATTTCTTAAAACAATACTTAGAAACAAAAGATGATTTTCGAGCTTTTGGTTGGATCgatttatcatttaaaaaaggATCCGAATTCATGTTAAATATTCCTATGATTCCAACATCAGGTGGTTTCGAGAAcacattattttcaaaattttcagaATTAGAAGTTACCACCAGTGTAAACCATAATTTactttttaaatcaaattcCTTGAATATAGCTGCAAATATTGGATATCCATTGGGTTGGAATGATCCCGTGAATTGgattttcaatattaattcaaaacaattggatatatttttacttcGTGAACATATTACCTTGTTGAGTGACATGATAATAGATTTTTCAACGCAAGAACCTACTCCATACGAATTATTCCGTTCATTTACATACAATTTAAACTTAAAAATAGGAGGATActctttttatttcaatgtTAATGATAGgaacattattaataatccGTTAGATTTTAATGAGAACTGCTACTTGTCATTTCATGGTGATTTATTCACTTCTGAAATCACAATACCAATTATATCATTAGCCCAACAATATGTTACTATTTcatatgaaatatttacacCTATGTTCAGACTATTCCTAAATACACCTTCCTGGAATACATTAAGCGAGTTCATGAGAAATAAAGAGATCGGGAGATCGCACGATTTTAGAGTCAGTGGTACTTATCTCATATATTCTGAATTAGATATTGATAATGTTGATTCTTTAACCATTGATTTTGAGAGCAACTCAACAGTACTCTATTGTTTTGGTTTCGTAATAAAATACATGATGAACTTCCAAGCGAACTATTTTGGTTCCTTTATAAAGTTCATTACAACGGAAGAGTATAGTGAGTTGATTAGAAATAATGTGAATGATAATTTAGGATCGATAAACACAAACGATCTAACTAGCATAGAAGGTTTACAAAAAATGGATTCAATCACAAATGATGTAGAGGacataaatcaaaaaacCATTAAAAGGTCAGATCTGCTTAGAactgaaaatgaaacagACATTTGGCTTAATTTTAAAGTCAATGATGGAGCATTAATACTACCAGAAGAGTTATACAATGGAGATTCATGTGTATCTTTATCTTTCGGTGAACTGTTCATCAATATGAGAACGTGTAACTATTATATGGATGTTTATATAACATTGTATGATAACAATTTGAATAGATTTGAAAAGATAGATCCGCATGAACTCTTTGAATATATACAGACAAGAAATCGTTCTTCCTCAGTTGAAGGAAACATCTCAGATATCACTATTCATGGGCATAGAATGTATGGTTTGCCACCAAAGGAATTGACATATTTCTGTCAATGGAGTATCAACATTGgaacatttttaatagaTTCGgatatgatatttttattgtctTTTATTCAATCCTTGAATAAAATCGGATTTTTCTTATCCAATAAGGAAAATAGTTTGTTATATGAAAGTGATACTGTAAATGATATGACACTACTTAGTGTAGATGTGGAAAGTTTAAAAGTAATACTTTCAGATCCATTGTTGGAAGCCAGAGCTGAAATAGGGGCTTCTTCGATCATAATAAGAAACATCGACTTTGAGAATGAGAAGTATACAAAACGCTTAGATGTTAATGCTTCGGAATTTTACTTTTCTCTTGATTCTCTGAAAATAGATTCAGgcaaaaagaatatattagaTGTTCGAACAAAGTTAAACATaacaaattttttcaaaacagATAATCATATCAATCATTTAGATACTCAAAGAAAGTTTATTGGGTTACATGATTCACCATATCATAgatgtttttttcttttaccAGAAAAATTTCAGGAGTCCTCTTCTTATAAAGAGTTATATGGTAGTATTACTCCATCTTTTTCACTTCCAATGCTACCGATTCCTCATATATACAGTACTACAAATTTTATCGTTGAAGGTATTTTAGACGATTACAgtgaatttttattgtcAGATCACCACAATCAAATGTCGATTAATGCTGAACTTAATTCTGTCGACACAACACCTCTGAAAGATTCGTTTGATATGCAAATTACTaactttcaaaatattctgACGACAGAAGATCCATATGAAACGGATAACTTCGTAGTTAATGTCAAATATCTTACTGTGACAGTGAACCCAGATATTGTTTTTACTATAGAGAAGTTTTCGACAGAATTTAACAAAAAGTTTTCAATGAACAACCAAATTGATGGTATTGAAATGGCTATAGTAAATAGACTATCAGATTTAAaggaaaatatttcatcaaaaattaaCGTGAACTTAAATGTAGAGAAAATTGATGCAGCATGGGGGCACCGTGATGTTTGTTTTATAGGTACATATATCAATATGCTAAAATTCGAATTATCTCAAGAATCTACTTATAATAACAACGGAGGGCTGCAGAAAGACTTGACATTACTTGGGAAATTTAGATCGGTCCGGataattattcaaaatcaCTCATATAATTCCTTCAGCGACGATCGTCCACCTGGCTTGTCTTTAATGCTAGAAGGTTTCGAGGCATGGTCATCTACAACAACAAAGCAACTAACTACGCTAAATTTGACATCATTCGATATTACTGTTGATGAATATCAAATACATTGGTTGATTCCATATGTAAAATctcaaattttattatttactaaAATCCAAGATTCCGTGAAACTCATATACGATGAGCAGGCCTCTTATCAAAAAACGTTTATTACATCTTTGATTTGGGCAGGAGAAAAGTACCAAATAGATCATGACCCATATGTGATTACAAAACCAGCTACTGTGTTAAGACTGTCAGCTTGGCACATACGAGAAAATAGAAGTTGGAGAATCGTAACAAAACTTCGTCACATTTTAACATATTTACCTGAGGATTGGGAGGATCGATTGGATGAGGAAGAtcttattaaaagaagtggattagaaaaagaagcaGCTTCGACTTTTCTAAATGTCTTCTCTAATTGGAGAAACTGGGAGGTTtctgatattgaaaaatcataTATCTATAGAATGATATTTGTAGAAGAGGTAAGCAAAAgaattttacaaaattcaataaaagtCTTCCTGGagacattttattttacgATATATTCTAGAAATTACTCTGCAGATCAAAACTTTTTGATTACTAAAGCTaacattttaattaataatgaagcGGATCAAGTTAATGAAGTGGATCTTATCCGTAAGCAAGAGGAGATAGTTGATGTTGTGACCAAGATTGGatctattaaatttgaGTTTACGGAAGCAattttaaagttaaaaagggatattgaacaaataataaaaacttCAGTAGATAGTAAATCAGAAGGGGATAAACTTTCCATAAcgaaattttttaaagtaaATCTCTCGTTTATTTTTGATcatattgattttaatgGACAATTCTATAATAGTTCATTGAAAAGTCGTATGTCAAATGTTAACATTTTAAGTTATTTTGAGAATAACATTGAATCATCTACTCCTTCGGGATCCTTTGTTTACTATGCGGATAGAACAGGAATTGCTTTAAAACacttaaataatattttgatcGACTGCCAAGTAAGAAACTTATTTGCATCTACTACTGCAGAACTTCATTCTGCTGTGAATTcgttaatgataaattttcGTTGTTCTAATTTACACTTCAAATCTGTACCAAAAACCGAAATATTTGTGAACGCCATCAAAGCTATTCAAAGAGATGTGGAAACTCTTTCTGCCGAAATAAGTAAGGCTCAAGGGACTACggataatattaatacgGAACATACACCAAGTGTTCATgagaaaaacaaaatgcAGAAAGCTAAACCTAattctaaaaataatatcaccTTGTCCGCTACTTTCACAAATGTAAGTTCTGAAATTACTTTGCTTCAtccaatatatttgaaacatGAGACAAACAGTGTTAATATTAGTtataatacaataaatatagatgAACTTTTGGTTCAAGTATTGGACACAGACCTTTACCTGAATTCTAGTCATACTAAAGAGCAATATGCTAGGCTCTCTTatgataaattagaattaaCTACCTTTTTACCGGATTTAAATGAGAAATTGATTGATCTCGAAATAAgttcatcaattttaaaactgACTACGTCAGATCCTAGAAGAATGCTATTTAGTTTCCTTCAAGATGAGAAGGAATTAAAGAATAGTTTAACTTTTTTAAGATCTTTGGAATCATTAAATCGCAAGGCTAATTCTGAAGACTCAGAAACgttattttcatcatatGAGTGGATTGTGAATTTTAAATCCAAGTATATGGGTGTTTTGTTACCGATACAAGCTACTTATTATGTGTTTGAACTTCATGATGCATTATCTACTGTATCTAATAAAGAAGAGCCCTCAAGTGCCGTTcataaaaaatttcatgGAGATCTTTCATTTGAtcatattatatttttgataaaggATCAATCAATTCCCcataaattttctaaaattttagatttttcaataaaattatctaCTCATAGAACAGTGAATAATTTTGACCGTTCTTTTGAAATCGAAAGTTCCTTTTTTAGAGTATGTTTAACCccattttcattaattcaGACTATGTGGGGTTATTATCAActattgtatttattaaacaGTTACTACGATCAGAGCActgttaatttttttgtatttaatgataataatatcgATGGAGCAACTAATAgtgaaaaagaaaatgtatTCAGTGTCCGTTCTTTCCACATTTTATCATATAATTTCTCTATTGGGTGGTTGTATCAGGACAGTGACAACACTATCCCTGGTTTAATTTTAGGATATAATAGGCTATTCTCAACTTATGAAGATAATCATGGTAAATTAACCTTAGTCGATGGTTTCTTTTCTCTAGCAAATGGCTCTAGTGGTGATACATTTTACTCTAGCGGTGATGAAAGCtctaaatttaatagaaGTTATCTtccaaatattcaaattttatacTGGATCAAAGAAATAGAGAAGATGAAACatttgtttattaaatttcatGGAGAAACTTTGGATGTAAACttttttgaaaactttGTGAATATTATTGAGAGTACTGTTAGATCTATTGACCTTTTCCAGACATTGAAAAGGGAGAAAATAAACCCTTTGGTAAAAGCTAAACCTGAGCGTGATGAAAAGTCGAATAGTGCCTTAACAAATATTAAGGGTCCAATTTTCGGGAAATTGAAACAAGTTAATTGTGAATTCATATATGATGGTGGTTTGTTTAGGTTATTCTCAAATGCTTCGATGACGAATAAACTTGAGCCAACTTTAATGATTAAATCTCCAAAAGTTAAAATTATGTTAAGTtatgattattttgaaaaagaattaaaaaagcATTGGATCAATTGTTTGATAGATATAGAGCCGACACAAAACGTCTTAAAATCAGGATGCGTTCCATTTTTATCTGATTTTATAAGCCAAATCAAAGATATTGTTGAATTACAGGACGTCAATATGGAGGAAAACATGGACAATAATGTTAAAGACccaataaatataactaGTTTACTAGAAAACTTCGATATTTGCTTTAAACTTATCTCAGGAACACAGCATGTGACATTAGATTGTGAACCAAAAGCAAAGATCAATACAGATGTTGGATTTGGCTCCTTtgaattttctattttgaCACCACATTTAAATCCTATTGATCCATTAGACATTTCTCtgaaaattaatgatataaaaaCATCTGTTAAACATCAATTTTCTAATGAAGCTAGTGCTTCTTTCGAAGTGAGTAAATTGGATGTTATTCTAATATTCACACACCCTGAGGTTTTTGGTACTGGGCTTGTTGATGATGTTAAACTGCACtttaatttaaaacaatttcaaaatatttcaatatttttggaCATATGGGATGTATCTAAATCTACTGAAAAGAAACTCTTTAAGAAAGATTCCAACACTTTAGTTGATGCAAAGTCTTCACCGATAGCACAGACTATTGTAAATAGTTCAACTCTCCCCTGGTCATTCGTTTTTATTGCTACGAATATCAATGGTGATATCAATATGGGATCTACATTAGGTAACCTGGCACTAAATCTTCAAAGGACTTGGATCTCTACTGATCATTTCCATAATAAGAGGCAGTTGTTGCATTTATTCACAGATAATGTTAAGATATCATCAGAAGGCCGTCTAGGTGGATTCGTTGAAATAGATGACATCACTTGGAAGTTAGATGTGAATTAtgttgataaatataaatttgttGTATCTCCATTAGTTGACTTATTGTTTGATGTTGGTAAAGTGTCTATGAAAGTTGCATTTGATTACCATATGTTTTTAATAAGTACTGTTAAAGATCTAAAATTCCATGTACTTAGTgaaaaagatattgatGACATATTGCCAGATTTATTAACTGTAAATTTGACCTGTGATGAAATCAAAGTATGCACCACAGCGTTAGTTGCTTCCAATATATTGGATATTTATAATACTATAATGAGAACTAGACAAGATAACAAAAACTCATATATTGAGACACTTTTagaatctaataataatgtattaaaaagaaaacctCTTTATGAAGATATAttgaaatctttaaatCTATTACAGACTAGTTTATCAGCAAATATTCATGAACTGAATTTACAGATATCACCAAGTTCATTATATGATGCTGaggttattattattagagtTCAAGACGTCTTTTCTTCTACTGAGACACGTACTGgagaaaaaatcaaaacaGATTTAGAAATGAGGGTATATAATGCTACTTTATCCTTAACTAGCTTTGGTAAAGAATTAACTGAAGAAGATATCGCAGAGATGTCAGCCGAAACCTATATTTCATATGCTTCAACTCTAACTAGTGGAAGAATTTTTGAGATACCGCAACTTACAATTAATATGACAACATTTCAAAATGCAGATAATATGATATTGCAATATACATATAGCTGTTCATTTGATGGTAAAGTTGATGTTACCTGGAACTTGGGTccaatcaattttattaaggAAGTTTGGGCAACACATGTTAGATCATTAGAGGTCAGAACGGTGCAATTTATGGGTAATCATGACATTTCGCTGGAAAACGAAGGTGACACTGACGAATCAGTAAAAGTACTTTCAAATATAGAGTATATCGCTTTAGAAGAGCCATATATTGAAATGCCTCAAATCAAGGATTTAAAAGATGCTACCCCACCTTTGGAATGGTTTGGCTTGAATAGAAAATACTTCCCATCTGCTACACATCAATCAGTTATTGTTCCTATCCAAAAGCTTGTTAACGTTGCTCAAAAAGAATATGCCAAGGTTTTGGGATCTTCAAAAGAGTAA
- the TPHA0J00740 gene encoding uncharacterized protein (similar to Saccharomyces cerevisiae FOB1 (YDR110W); ancestral locus Anc_8.262), which translates to MKTLKRKHDMIDDSNNDRIIKVDIPELDILYKIELGSDIDIERINHGRNDHLQLESVFSSFLTQKMYTLIREKNFNYETFEEAMKSHYTDSGKYMGTANKKFMLMEDRYQLNELGQITDKRNDYKLIVPPNQIYDLIMHCHFLNDHLGSTKIHHSLREKYSNISRALVRLSLQNCSHCNPKSTYKHIEYTRHFSCDKNFAFEKIHVEIFQPFEDVDTFANKFSHVIYIRDYFTRYVWLYPLEKISVKELANTLATHLLLSLRIPIYIESLTLDESNLLKILKRISKTTNLILGVGTTKLDEFQASGINHMKELFVQNREYCGNNWNKYVIRCQNHYNTTYNKWIYGIPLNLMAQETLADNKTYKKKRQRTILLTLSKNTILLKNGKSALYKESTENSIDLHIENRYEE; encoded by the coding sequence ATGAAAACGTTAAAACGAAAACATGACATGATCGATGACTCCAATAATGATCGAATAATAAAGGTCGACATTCCAGAGttagatattttatataagaTCGAACTAGGTTCTGATATAGATATAGAAAGAATAAACCATGGGAGAAATGACCATTTACAATTGGAATCTGTgttttcatcttttttaACACAAAAGATGTATACTCTAATTAGGGAGAAGAATTTTAATTACGAAACTTTTGAAGAAGCAATGAAATCGCATTATACTGATTCTGGAAAATATATGGGCACAGCCAATAAGAAATTTATGTTAATGGAAGATAGGTATCAATTGAATGAGCTTGGCCAGATAACAGATAAAAGAAATGATTACAAGTTGATTGTTCCTCCAAATCAGATTTACGATCTAATCATGCATTGTCATTTCTTAAATGATCATTTAGGTTCAACAAAAATTCATCATAGCTTAAGGGAAAAATATTCGAATATATCAAGAGCATTAGTACGGCTGTCATTACAAAATTGTTCGCACTGTAATCCAAAAAGCACATATAAACATATTGAGTATACTCGTCATTTTTCATGTGATAAGAACTTTGCATTTGAGAAAATTCATGTTGAGATATTCCAACCTTTTGAAGATGTCGATACTTTTGCCAACAAATTTTCTCACGTTATCTATATACGTGATTATTTTACAAGGTATGTTTGGCTATACCcattagaaaaaatatcCGTTAAAGAACTTGCGAACACTTTAGCAACTCatttattgttatcattAAGAATACCAATTTATATCGAATCACTGACCCTCGATGAatcaaatcttttaaagatattaaaaagaatttCCAAAACGACAAATTTGATACTTGGCGTTGGTACAACAAAACTTGATGAATTTCAAGCTAGTGGTATTAACCACATGAAAGAGCTTTTTGTACAAAATAGGGAATATTGCGGCAATAATTGGAATAAGTATGTTATACGATGCCaaaatcattataataCTACTTATAATAAGTGGATCTATGGTATCcctttaaatttaatggcACAGGAAACATTAGCTGATAATAAGACctacaaaaaaaaaagacaaAGAACAATACTTCTTACATTATCAAAGAATACCATACTgttgaaaaatggaaaatcTGCCTTATACAAGGAATCTACTGAAAACTCAATTGATCTCcatattgaaaatagatATGAAGAATAA